ACTGATGGAAGGCAGAAACTCATTAGCAGTAAATGGTACGTAGTCTCATATTCAAACCTTGGGGCGGGGATTTCGGTGCTCTAACCTCATATTGATATTCAGAATTCCTTCTTTAAGTGTCCAAAAAGCTATGTCTATTGTCTATAAGGGAAAGTAAAGGAGAATAGGCAACTAATTTAAAGTCTCTTTATTACTGTTTAGCGTCTCTTCATTCCTTCGTATTCAAGCCAAGTACCAAATTCTTACTTGTATATGTAACTATGGTTTGCAAAAGCTGGCCATGCAAGCTTTTCACTATcagttttcagatttttttttagagatatcCACTTTCACTTTTCGTCTTACAGAACAATTTCTTCAGGGTTCATCAAGAGAAACTAGTTTCCACTGCTGAGGAAAAGATACAATGCTTAAGCAATTGCCTGAAGAAGTCTTAAATTTGTGGAACAATTGGGAGATTCGAGGAATGGTTTTGCTTAGTCTCTTACTACAAACCATCCTCATCGTATTTGGTTCTCGACGTAAGACCATTGCCAGAAACTGGATCCGGATTCTTGTTTGGTCTGCATACCTATCAGCAGACATGGTTGCAACTGTTGCCCTAGGTAATCTAGCCAGGAGCCAAGGAGATTTATCAGGTGAAGAGAAGGCAAACAATTCCATCCAGGCATTTTGGGCACCTTTTCTACTCCTGCACCTTGGTGGTCCGGACACAATCACTGCATACTCGATTGAAGATAACGAGTTGTGGTTAAGGCACTTACTTGGTCTTGCAGTCCAAGTCGGAGTGGCTTTCTATGTCTTCTCACGATCTTGGCCTAGCGGTATCCTCGCATTCATAGCGATTCCAATGTTCATTGTTGGCATTGTAAAGTACATAGAGAGGACTTGGGTGCTCTGGTCTTCATGCTCCAAGAGTTTGAAAAACTCTAATCTCTTTGATTTTTGGCGTTCTTATCATctgaagagaataaaagaaattgGTCTACGAGCTCTGCAGGGAAACTATCTTCGTCAagcttatattttttcttatatatccaGGTCTATGATGCAGGATCTTGTCCCTAGCCTTGTGGATCTAATGCTCAGCCAGTTGCTTATGTCCAAATATTCCGTTGGCGGTGCCTTCAAGGTGGTAGAGGTTGAGCTTGGATTGATATATGATATGCTTTATACTAAAGCGCCCCTGATTTACTCTCGTGCCGGAATCATTCTTCGCTCTATCAGCTTTCTGCTCACTTTCACCGCGTTTATTACCTTCCAAGTCAAGATTGAGAAGATTGCCTACTCAACGATCGACTTTACAATTACGTATTTATTGTTTGTTGCCGCTATTTTTCTCgagttttatgcttttttatgcCTTGTTTTCTCTGACTGGACAATGATCTGGTTGACTGATGAAGGAGGTAATGCCCTAACTAGTGCTCTTTATTCTCTGATAAGGAAGTTAACTACAAGCGAGAGGTGGTCGAGATCCATAGCACAGTATAACCTGATAAGCTCTTCCATTGAAAGCAAGCCACCTAAATGCTTGGAATTTCTGGGAATCGATGAAATGATGAGGCAGATGAATGTGAATCGGAAAGATATGAATGGTGGACTTCAGGATTTTATTTTCGGACACCTTCAAAAGAACTCTCTGACGATTAAGgaagatttcaatttcattGGTAAGAATttcagaagaaaaataattggtCAGAGAGGAGATGGCGTGCTGGAAAGAGAGGGACTGCTACAGGACTTGAAGTGGAGCACAACTGAAGTGGAATTCAGTCGAAGCATTCTTGTCTGGCATCTCGCAACAGAGATCTGTTACTGCGTTGATAAAGATGCAAACAATGTCCCCTCAGAGTATGAAACAAGCAGATGTCTATCTGAATACATGATGTATCTTTTGGTGATGAGACCAGATACGCTATCCCAAGGAATCGGTGATGAGGGATATCTACATTCCTTGCGAGACTTGGATAGCATCATAAGTAAGGAGGAAGCTCCCACTAAAAGCCCGGCGACAAGCAGGGAGGAAGTTGTAGATGCAATTCTGTTCTACTATGAATCATATGTTATTGATGATATACGCTTTCAATTTCGCTGGAAAGAAACCAAGTCAGCGGTAGCTGGTGGGGATAGGCTCGCCAAGCAATTGCGTTTGCTGGGATTTAAGAAGCGATGGGAGATAATCGAAGAAGTTTGGATGGAAATGCTTGCTTATGCAGCAGCTCATTGTCCATGGAAAGAACACGCTCAACAACTGAGAAGAGGTGGAGAGCTGCTCACCCATGTCTGCTTTCTCATGCTACATCTTGGTTTGAGCGAACAGTATGAATACAATTCATTCAAAGACTACAGTTCATTAAATGACTACATACGTGGTCATGATCTGGTATTGCCATGGGTAAGTCTACCAAAAACCTTTCTCAAGTACATTATCTCCATCGATTACCATATATTGATCTGTTTGTCTAAGAAAACTATGGAACAAATTATGAATATtagatatttgattatgttaaCTGATGACTACTTTAATTCTTGACAACAATCTGAATGATGTTTCATCgcaattttcaacaaaaaatataaaggaggaagaagaatatCGTGGGGCCATTGATAGATATCTGAGAGGTAATGCAGACATGTCACTGTTAAGTTCCAATGAGGTATGATGCCAATTTCCTTTCTCGCTATCCTTTTCCTTAAGTAAACTGTCGAATGGTCACTGCCTTTTTACTGTTTGGATTCTATGGCTATAGAATCAAACTTTATTCCTCTATTTTGAAGGAGGTGAAAGAACTGAAAAGGATGGTAGCAGATAAAGACGAAGAGCTTGAGCGTAAAGAGCGAGAGCTTGAGCACTTGAGGTCTTTTTTAGTTGCATCAACTCCATAGCATGGGATTCATGCTCTTTAAGGAGGTTCACCAGCATGCACAGACTGATGATCAAGGGATTATTCAatctttatcaaataataagatGAGTTTAGTCTTCAAATAAGAGTACTATGTTGTATCCGTGGTCAGAAAAAACATGAGCAAAAtactaatttattaatatcataattgcTTCTGCAAAtgagaattctttttttttttttttggccagtTTAGCTTAGAATTCCTCGAGAAGGAATGTGGTGAACTGAGTATCTCGCTGCGTTTGGGTTTAAAGGCTcattttgtattgattttttttataaatttaatctcgtgattctaattttaataacactagagtttttttttttttttttaattctaatttttttagaacttCTCGAGAAGGAATGTGGTCCGCCCATCATAGGCCACACCATATTTTttctaaagtgtttttaatGAAGTAAGAAAAGCCTAAGATTCAGGTCTTTGACTTAAATCTTCAAGCAATCTTCAAGCTTGAAATCCTAAAACTTTCTTTAAatactctctctccctctccagaTCCCTTCAAATCCACTTATCCACCATAAACCCATTTCAAGAACCtcccataaattaaaagaaacccaAATTTGAAGAAACCAAGTCGCATTTGAAATAGCGGTTTGAAGAAACCAAATTTAAGCACCTCTTATTGACGGTGCTTAATCGATCACTGAGGGAGGTAGACTTCATGACGGTGATCTGATGTGGGTAACAGCAGTGGTTGTTCACTGTCTTCCTCCATCTGCACCTCTTATTGCCACTATTTTTGGTGGGTTTTAACGCTGGTCGTGATGCCGAGGCTTCAGAATTGTGGTGgctgtgcttttttttttttcagggtgATTGAGCACGAAAGATGAGGGGAAGAGAagggatttttctttttgaatgaaggttttttctttttttccctaaaaaataatcttgagaGGCGTTGTTTGTCATGTTCTCAAGCCATCATGAGCTATCGATCAAAATTGATATcaactaaaaacttatatagttctatacaattatttaaatttaaattcgtACATTCATATTGGTTGtacttattaaaatattttgaaaattttattaactttatgattaaaataaaaatttaatatctatttttattttttatatacatatagaaccttttcttttctataaaaatcttaCATATAgtcatatagtttttaaaaataattaattatattttttatagtttttaaaaaattttattattatattaaaataatttttttatttttaaaatttatttttaataataatatattaaaatattaaaaaaattaatttctaattttccgCCCAGAGCAGTAATGCTACGCACAAACTTGCTCAATGTTTTCAAATACTATTGATGGTTGAACCAGATTCCATTGTCCATGTATCAGGGGCTTCATATCCTGCATTAGTTTTCTGGTTTGAATTGCCAGTTGGCAGTAGTCGCATTGAGGTTCGAGAGTAGTCTCAACACATCATCAGGTACATTTTCTCTATTTTGAGGTTGCAGTATTGATAACACACCAATCCAGGGGTAAATGTGAGCTTCAGATTCAAACCTTTCGGGAGTTCAGTGCTCAAACATCATATTCTCATAAATGAAGTCAAGAGATACGACTCATCACTGCATTGATGTTCTAAGACAGAATGCGGACTCTGtgtatgaagaaaagaaaatgcaattaatttaaagtttattagTCCTTGCAATCtgcattctttattatttagcatctcttctttgttttgtgCCCAACCCCAATGCCCCTTTAAGTGTTCAAGAAAAGGAAACCAAACTCTGTCCaccgagaaaataaaaataaaactaatttaaatcttttattccTTGCAAGCTGaatatctctttaatatttagCATCTCTTGCTTGCTCTGTATCAAAGCAAcctaattttaagatttttagtcACATATGTTGATTTGCAAAAGCTGATTGCAGGAGCTTTAGAATTATAGGCAACACATCTTGATCTGTACCTTCTTTTTGCTTGAAACAACATTATGCagcgattcttttttttttttttcttttttgataccTCAACTACAATCCACTGCAGAAGTAATTTCTCATAAGAATATTTTCACTCACCCGCTGAAAATGTGCAAAGCAGCAAAGCCTTTGCCTATCTAGCTAGAATCTCTTGAGAATGAAAAGATATTGGATAAACTCATTGTTTTATTCATTGAGAGGATGACTATCGTTGATTAGGTTAAGATGCAAAATTCCACTGATGGAAGGCAGAAACTCATTAGCAGTAAATGGTACGTAGTCTCATATTCAAACCTTGGGCCGGGGATTTCGGTGCTCTAACCTCATATTGATATTCAGAATTCCTTCTTTAAGTGTCCAGAAAGCTATGTCTATTGTCTataagggaaagaaaaggagaatagGCAACTAATTTAAAGTCTCTTTATTACTATTTAGCATCTCTTCATTGCTTTGTACCCAAGCCAAGTACCAAATTCTTACTTGTATATGTAACTATGGTGTGCAAAAGCTGGCCATGCAAGCTTTTCACTATCCgttttcagatatttttttagagatatcCACTTTCACTTTTCATCTTACAGAACAATTTCTTCAGGGTTCATCGAGAGAAACTTGTTTCCACTGCAGAGGAAAAGATACAATGCTTAAGCAATTGCCTGAAGAAGTCTTAAATTTGTGGAACAATTGGGAGATTCGAGGAATGGTTTTGCTTAGTCTCTTACACCTCACCAGGTGGGTTCTTGCAAAATTTTCAATGTACCTATTACATTGATATTCAGAATTCCTTCTTTGAGTGTCCAGAAAGCAATGCCTATTAtctatcaaagaaaaagaaaagaggggggAAAGCGACTAGTTTAAAGTGTCTTCATTCTTGCAGCATCTCTTTATTACTATTGAGCATCTCTTCGTTGCTTTGTACCCATGGTAGGTACCAAATTCTTACTTGTACATGTAACTATGGTTTGCAAAAGCTGGTAATGCAAACTTTGAGTTAAAGGAGATATATCCCAGAAATCACttctatttattaatttgtaatgCATCCCATACCTTTTCTTTGCTTGCTGGAACAACAATATGCAGCAACTCCTATTTTATGATACATTACCCAAAATCTACAGCAGAATTCTTTTCTCATAAGAGTCTTTTCGCTATtcattttaagagattttttcaaagatatccacattttcttttccatcttacaaaacatttttttcaaggGTTTATTGAGAGAAGTAGTTTCCACTGTTGAGGAAAAGATGACAATGCTTAAAAATTTGCCTGAAGAAGTCTTAAATTTATGGAACAATTGGGAGATTCGAGGAATGGTTTTGCTTAGTCTCTTACTACAAACCATCCTCATCATATTTGGGTCTCGGCGAAAGACCAATGCCAGAAGCTGGATCAGGATTCTCGTTTGGTCTGCATATCTATCAGCAGACGTGGTGGCAACTGTTGCACTGGGTAATCTAGCCAAGAACCAAGGAGATTCATCAGGTGACGTTTCAGAGAAAGCAAACAATTCCATCCAGGCATTTTGGGCACCTTTTCTACTCCTGCACCTTGGTGGCCCGGACACAATCACTGCATACTCGATTGAAGATAACGAGTTGTGGTCAAGGCATTTACTTGGTCTTGTAGTCCAAGTAGGAGTGGCTTTTTATGTCTTCTCAAGGTCTTGGGGTAGCGGTATCCTCTCATTCATAGCCATCCCAATGTTCATTGTTGGCATTGAAAAGTATGCAGAGAGGACTTGGGTGCTCTGGTCTTCATGCTCCAAGAGTTTGAAAAAATCTTCTCTCTCAGATTTTTGGGATTCTTATAGTCGTGCAAGAATATCAGAAACTCCTCCACAAGTCCTCCAGGAAAATTATCTTCTCCaagctcatgttttttattatatatccaAGTTTATGATGCAGGATCTTGTCCCTAACATTCTTTCACTAATAAGTAGTCGGGAGCTGATTTCCAAGAATAAAGCAGACGGTGCCTTCAAGGTGGTAGAGGCTGAGCTTGGATTGATATATGATATGCTTTATACTAAAGCGCCTCTGATTTACTCCCGTGCCGGAATCATTCTTCGCTGTATCACCTCTCTCCTCTCTGTGACTGCATTTATTACCTTCCAGGTCAAGATTGACAAGCATGCCTACTCAACGACCGACATTGCAATTACGTATTTATTGTTTGCGGCCGCTGTTTTTCTCgagttttatgcttttttatgcCTTGTTTTGTCTGACTGGACACTGATTTGGTTGATTAATGAAGGAGGGAACGCCCTGACTGgtgcaatttattttttgataaggAACTTAACTAGAAGCCAGAGGTGGTCGAGATCCATATCACAATATAACCTGATAAGCTCTTCTTTTGAAAGCGAGCAACCTAAATGCTTGGAATTGCTGGGAATCGATGAAAAGATGAGGCAGATGCATGTGAATCGGAAATATTTGAATGTTGAACTACAACGTCTTATTTTCAGACATCTTCAAAAGAAATCTGAGAAGATGAAGGAAGATTTGAATTTCTTTGATAAGAATCTCAGAAGTAAAATAATTGGTCAGAGGGGAGATGGTGTGCTAGAAAGAGAGGGACTGTTACGGGACTTCAAGTGGTGCACGACTGATATAGAATTCAGTCGGAGCATTCTTGTCTGGCATCTCGCAGCAGATATTTGTTATCGTGCTGATAAAGATGCCTCCATAGAATATGAAAGAAGCAGATGCCTATCTGAATACATGATGTATCTTTTGGTGATAAGACCAAATATGCTCTCTAAAGGATTCGGTGATGAGGGATGTCTACATGATACCTTGCGAGACTTGCGGCGTTATAATGATGTTGTTGCTTTTATTCTGCGCAACAGTGAATCACTTGGTTATGATGATATAGATCAGTTTCAACGTCGCTGGAAAACAGAAAAGTCAGTGTTACGTGGTGTGGAAAGGCTCGTCAGGCAATTGCTTTTTTTGGGACCTGAGAAGCGATGGGAGATGGTAAATGAAGTTTGGATAGAAATGGTTGCTTATGCAGCAGCTCACTGTCCATGGAAAGAACATACTCATCAACTGAGAACAGGTGGAGAGTTACTCACTCATGTCTCCCTTCTCATGCTACATCTTGGCTTGAGCGCACAGTACGAATTTAATGAATCAGactatttttctcatttgacaGAGGTATGAATATCAAAAATCCTTCTCAAGTACGTAGATAGATCTGCATTTTTCTAGGCatcagaataaaataattaatcatattatttcaatttatatatgtttgttatattcattattttttaaattccatttgaatgttttcatttctttttcttcattttattaataaagtgattttaattggatgtcatttaatttaaaacggTTGGATGGTGGTTAAGAGGTTATACTAATTCTATGTTTTCGGCCAAACTCTACTTGTCATATGCTGCCAAATCAAATTTctacttcaaattaaattaaatcaatcccGGTATATACGAGCTTTAATTcttgagaaataaaagaaactaataCATCATCTCAATAGCTTACTAAATACCATGTGTTATTCTGTAATTACAGTAAAGTGTTCTTGTGATATTAATTACAGctcaaatattcattatcaatattGATGCCTTTGTGTCTAGGAAGAATTtggaataaattattaatattatatatttgctCTTCTTAACTGATGACTTCTTGAATTTCtgtcaataaattaaatgatgttTCACCGCAATcctcaacaaaaacaaaaaggaggaGCGACAAGAATATGAGCAGGCTAGAGGCAAATATTTGGAAGGTATTGCAGACAAGTCAGGGTCCAGTCTCGAAGAGGTCTGTTCCACTTCCATCTCAATACTTTTAAAACCTTTCAATTTTAccctatagtttttttaaaatagtttccatttttcccctttttttttaaataactatcaaaactttcaattttccttatatttctcttttatttcctctcagatTCCCATATATGTTATTATATGTcataaaaacacttgaaaacattcccaaaaaagaaaaattcaaaaaccaattttaaacAACAAGCTTTTTAACAATTAGGGTAACATTGGTAATTTAAAAACTAGAGGGATAATATTGAGAAAGTTTAAGCTATAGGAGTATAAGCATAACATTAATTAATCTatagatacaaaaataaattttaccaaataatatttttgtatatcatATATGTTATTCAATATGTTTATTAATTAGAGGCGCCGTGCTTGCGGATGACAATAAATTACCATCGAATCTCTGATTTTTAGTTTTCCATACTTATCTTTATTGGATAAAGATTTATATGATTCTGAATTATCAAACATTAAATATCATCAAGATTATAAatctaaggatgaaattaaaataaattaaaatttaataaaaagatgagggattaaaattagaaaataaaaatattgatggtcaaaccttaaatatcatcaaatattgaattgaaggtcataattaaaaagaaaaatcaaattcacaaaagaataaaaaataaaagaataccACTTTCAAATGAACTTGATGATGATGgatgagattttgtttttaaatgactAAAGCCAACCAGATACAACTATAAAAACTAGTGACATGGATCATAAGGTCGGATCACAACATAAatgacaaattcaaaaaaataacaatgcaaaATCCCcaaccaaccaaaataattagagataaacttgaaaaaaatattaaaaaaggaagtggtttaaaaaatattgacttgaaaagaaagataaccaaatttgacataaaaagaaaataaaagcaaattatacaggatggaattaaaaaataatttcaataaaaaaatagtaagaacagctaaaaataacaataaaaaaagtgagaactatatttgatacaaaaataaaatgtcaaggGATACAATTCaaagacaaattaattcaatcaaggattcaagatcaaatacaccacaattaaaagaatgaatacCAAATCcaatacaaaaaatcaagtataaagggatgaaataaaaaaattaattcaataaataattcaagaccaaatacattgcaattaaaagaatgataaccaaattttatataaaaatagagtgccaagggataaaatttaaaaataaatagttcaaGATCAAATACAttgtaatcaaaagaatgaggacctaATTTAACTTAACAAATAAATAGTcatactttcttcttcttttatttttgcaatgGTTAGCATAGTTTTCTaagaggagagagaaga
The sequence above is drawn from the Populus alba chromosome 15, ASM523922v2, whole genome shotgun sequence genome and encodes:
- the LOC118028378 gene encoding uncharacterized protein, with the protein product MTMLKNLPEEVLNLWNNWEIRGMVLLSLLLQTILIIFGSRRKTNARSWIRILVWSAYLSADVVATVALGNLAKNQGDSSGDVSEKANNSIQAFWAPFLLLHLGGPDTITAYSIEDNELWSRHLLGLVVQVGVAFYVFSRSWGSGILSFIAIPMFIVGIEKYAERTWVLWSSCSKSLKKSSLSDFWDSYSRARISETPPQVLQENYLLQAHVFYYISKFMMQDLVPNILSLISSRELISKNKADGAFKVVEAELGLIYDMLYTKAPLIYSRAGIILRCITSLLSVTAFITFQVKIDKHAYSTTDIAITYLLFAAAVFLEFYAFLCLVLSDWTLIWLINEGGNALTGAIYFLIRNLTRSQRWSRSISQYNLISSSFESEQPKCLELLGIDEKMRQMHVNRKYLNVELQRLIFRHLQKKSEKMKEDLNFFDKNLRSKIIGQRGDGVLEREGLLRDFKWCTTDIEFSRSILVWHLAADICYRADKDASIEYERSRCLSEYMMYLLVIRPNMLSKGFGDEGCLHDTLRDLRRYNDVVAFILRNSESLGYDDIDQFQRRWKTEKSVLRGVERLVRQLLFLGPEKRWEMVNEVWIEMVAYAAAHCPWKEHTHQLRTGGELLTHVSLLMLHLGLSAQYEFNESDYFSHLTEEERQEYEQARGKYLEGIADKSGSSLEEELKELKKIVADAKRELEHKNQELEQLRSSLTASTPHQGID
- the LOC118028379 gene encoding uncharacterized protein encodes the protein MLKQLPEEVLNLWNNWEIRGMVLLSLLLQTILIVFGSRRKTIARNWIRILVWSAYLSADMVATVALGNLARSQGDLSGEEKANNSIQAFWAPFLLLHLGGPDTITAYSIEDNELWLRHLLGLAVQVGVAFYVFSRSWPSGILAFIAIPMFIVGIVKYIERTWVLWSSCSKSLKNSNLFDFWRSYHLKRIKEIGLRALQGNYLRQAYIFSYISRSMMQDLVPSLVDLMLSQLLMSKYSVGGAFKVVEVELGLIYDMLYTKAPLIYSRAGIILRSISFLLTFTAFITFQVKIEKIAYSTIDFTITYLLFVAAIFLEFYAFLCLVFSDWTMIWLTDEGGNALTSALYSLIRKLTTSERWSRSIAQYNLISSSIESKPPKCLEFLGIDEMMRQMNVNRKDMNGGLQDFIFGHLQKNSLTIKEDFNFIGKNFRRKIIGQRGDGVLEREGLLQDLKWSTTEVEFSRSILVWHLATEICYCVDKDANNVPSEYETSRCLSEYMMYLLVMRPDTLSQGIGDEGYLHSLRDLDSIISKEEAPTKSPATSREEVVDAILFYYESYVIDDIRFQFRWKETKSAVAGGDRLAKQLRLLGFKKRWEIIEEVWMEMLAYAAAHCPWKEHAQQLRRGGELLTHVCFLMLHLGLSEQYEYNSFKDYSSLNDYIRGHDLVLPWEEEEYRGAIDRYLRGNADMSLLSSNEEVKELKRMVADKDEELERKERELEHLRSFLVASTP